One Takifugu flavidus isolate HTHZ2018 chromosome 3, ASM371156v2, whole genome shotgun sequence genomic window, GACTCAGCTGGGGTGTTCCACGGAAACGGAGAACTCAGCGGTTCATCAGGTAGATAATAAACTAACGTTTTTAGCCTTGTTTTGCACTCTGATGTTATTTTACTCTAACAATATCTGTCTATACCAAACACGACACTTGCGTTACCAGGAGACCGGTGCTAGTTTACCCATGAATGAAGCTGCTTCCTCCAGTGGTGAGGACAACAATGCAGATATCTGTGGCATCTGCATTGAAAGCATCTACGAGAACGGGCtcccaaaacaaaaaacctttGGGATTCTTCCAAATTGTAACCATGCTTTCTGTGAACTGTGCCTCGTTACCtggagacagatggacggatACAGCGCAGCTGTTGTAAAGTAAGTTTCACCAACAGGTGACCTAACTGGTGGCAAACCATTAAGAAGTGATCTGTAACCTGTCTTATGTTGGCTTGTCAGGGGTTGTCCAGTGTGCAGAGTCAGGTCAGACTTCTACCTCCCAAGTGACTCCATcgtggagggagaagagaaggaacagcTGATCAAAAGCACCAAGCAGAGATGCAGGTTTGTTCTGAGCTTTAGTGTCTTTATTAATCACCAGAGTTGGACTTCA contains:
- the LOC130523123 gene encoding E3 ubiquitin-protein ligase makorin-1-like is translated as MLFYSNNICLYQTRHLRYQETGASLPMNEAASSSGEDNNADICGICIESIYENGLPKQKTFGILPNCNHAFCELCLVTWRQMDGYSAAVVKGCPVCRVRSDFYLPSDSIVEGEEKEQLIKSTKQRCREDFCRFFNENGCCPFEEECRYTAARTRTIREEDKKDPRRRHYFVLIS